GTTCACGTTGCCCGTACGCCACTCCTTATCTCCCGCTTCCCTCCACATACAAAAGGTAACGTCCTCCTTCTCCAGCGCTTCATCTTCTAAAAGCCCCATCATATCATCAGGTACACCGTCGTACATGCCCGGCCAGATCTCATATTCGTCTCTTGCATGAGGACTTACAGGGGATTCGTGGTCAAAACCTTTTAATAGCACACCTCCACGCGTCCATAGCATATGAATCGTATCTCCAGCGCCGTTGTTCACCTCAACTAGGCACACATCACCAGACCATTCAGACTGCATACGATACGTGCGCAACCAATCTTCTGGAGACAATATAATATCCAGTGCTGACAGCAGCAGCATTCTGTCTTTTAAACCATTCGGTGTTACCTGTGCATCAAGCATCCTATTCTTCATCATTCCTCCACCTTGTCCACGCGTACTAAAATTTCATTTGTCTCTACTTTGTCTTTCAAGCTTCGCTTGCTCAACCACCTGCCGAATGAAAGGTCCCTTGGCTTCGGTATACGCTGCACGGTCATGATTGAATTGGTGAGCCAAATCTTTTTTTAAAGTCTCATACGCTCCCAGGCTCTCAGGATGCGCTTTCAAGTAATCTCTGAATAATAGATGATTTTCCCAATGCTCTCCTTTATACTTGTAAATATGCAAATGATGGGTCCCAGCTCCCCATTCTCCACGGCGAAAGAAAGCTCGCTCTGGAAAATCAGGCTTATGTACATATTCATATTGAATACCTAGCAAACGCTCTCGCTGTTCGGATTGAATCATCGCCAAATCTTCTACTCCAACCATAATGTCGATAATAGCCTTGGCTCCCAAACCAGGAACGGATGTACTACCGATATGCTCTACGCCGACACACACGTCTCCGAGAGCCTCTATCAATTTGGCTCGTTCCTGTATGTACTCTGCTACCCACTGCGGATTATATTCGGATATCACTACCTGCGCGGACATGAAGGCACCTCCATTCGTTTTCCAAAAAAATGCCTTCCCAGTGCGCTTGGCACAACTCAGAAGGCATTCTCTTGTTTAAATTAAAAATCATTTAGTTGCTTCATCCCTGTTATTTGGCTTCTCAATTACGATCAGACAGGTACTGTCTGGCAAAGGAACCGGCTGACCTTGCTCATCCATGAACTCAACACGACTGGACAGCGCTTCGGCATAGCCCTCCTGCAAATAGTGGCGGCTCAACCGGATAATCGCCTGTGGTCCAAGTGTGTTACGAATACACTCTTCATACTGTGACGGAGTAAAATAACCAAACTGCTCCTGTACCTCATGCACATAGGCTTCCGCCCCCCATGTATAGGTATACAAGAATTCCATTGCATCATTTACCGGCAAAACAGCCTCATGCTCACCTATGCGCTCTATTTCAATGGGGCGACCCGCAAAATCCTGCGCATACCGCAGCAGCCATTCCATTCCGTCCGGCTCCAAAAATCGAATGCGTCTGCGCTGCTCTACTGGTTCGGTCATAATACCGTCACGAATGATAATGCGCCCGCCGGGTGCAAGTACACGGTAGGCGCTCTGCAAAGCAGCCTCCACTGTTTGTGAATTGAACCTTTTTCCATCTCGTTCAATGTAGGAATACAGCTCGTGAAGAATCGAAGAAAAAATAACCGTATCCATGCTCTCCGTTTCCACATACTCTTCTAATTGAAGCGCATCACCTTTGATGACATCCCAACGACGGTGCTCCAATTGCTTTTTGCGTTTAAGAGCCTCAATAACATTCACAGAAATATCAAGACCCAACGGCTTCGAGTCCGGTCTTTCTTGCTCGATCAGGTCCAGCAGTACGCCCCCGCCAGGTCCGATATCCAGTATACGGGTTCCAGTTACATAATCCAGAATGACCCTTTTGAAATCTGCGGTCTGGTTCATATCTGTAAGGTACGTCTCCTCATTGTGAAAGCGATCATAAGCATCGCGCCGTAATCCGAACAGATCAAACAGCAGCAGGACTGCTTTGTCATACAGAGGCGTCTTTTCTGCCTCAATACAAAAGTCGATCAATTTTTCTGCAGCTGATGAAAATACAAAATTAAAAAATACGGTACTTGGCAACTCCTCCTTATGCTCTACGACTACACTCAAATGAGGATTATGCTCCCGTTTCCCTTTTGTGATATCCTGCCAGGACAATGCGCTTAAATATTTTTCTATCATTCTTTTTTTGTATACGTTAATTTTCTTAACACCACGATAGTCATAATACATCGTATTCATAAGTGATTCAAAACTGATATGCCGTACCGTTGGAGGCTGTTCCTGCCCTGTGCCATCCCTCAACGTGAGCAAAAATACCTTAACTAGTTCTTGAAGTGAAAAATCCTGCAAAGCTGATTCTACATACCAAAGTGTCCGATTCTCCAGCGGAGCCAGCGCCTTCTCTACATTCAGCTCCCGCTCCAGCTCGGCGTAAGCCTGCTCAAACGGCTCCCCTTCATGAATCGAAACCGACCGCAATCTCTCCAGTCGCTCCTTTACACTCCAGACTACAGGGGCGTTATCCCAGGCAATCCAGCCGATTAACTGCTCCACTTCACCGCGTACTTGCTCCCATAATGCAGGATCTACACCGGCGATAATGCATTCGTTCAGTGCTCGTAACACAAGCTCCAATTCCTCCGAGCTCAGCCAGCCCTTACGAGTAATTTCAAGCAGCAGTCGATTTTCCGCAAAAGGTATTTCTCCCCGTATATACTGTCCGATCAATCCATGCGTCTCAATCAGAATCCGGGTCATGCTGTTACGCGGGTATGCAGGGGACTCTGCTTGGGCCTGTCTGACATACAGCTGGGAGGAGCCAATATTATGTACAAATAAATTAATGCCCTCATGCTGCCAGCGTAGCCGTTCGCGGACTGTGCCTCCTTTGGCGGTCTCAGACCATACCAATACATCCTCCAGTAGCTCTTTAACCCAGAATGACAATGGAAGTCCGTCCAAAATAAGCAGTGTGCGCTCCACATAATCCAGTACAGGATTAGCATCCTTTAACTCACCTATGGATCGAATGCGCTCCAAATTTACAATACGCTCCTCAGCCGAAACAAGTAGCTTTAGCCAGGTCGGTGTATCCCAGGCCAGATCACTTTCTTTCCTGTAATTAGCAATGGCTTTTAACGATTGTAACATTTTTCTCACCTCGTGTGATTCGATTCGGTATGCACAGGAGACTTTTGAAAATATCTTGTATACCCTACACTTTACCATACATTTGTAGCTTCCATCTCGTGGAAAATATTAAACATTTGTATCAATTATTCGCTTGACATGTTCTGTGTATCGCATCCCATGATTTAAAGTACCCGTAACTTCGCTCCGTCTCCCAAAAGCAAAAAGATACCTTCCAACCCTAAGGTCGAAGGTATCTTATCACCATTGTTATACGCAGCAAAATTATTTTCCTACGTTGTTTATAAAATTATAGTGTCGCTGTGTGAAACGTCAATCATCTAGCATATATTTCGACTGGATTAACCAACAGAAACGCCATCTGGTACCGGGATACCAAAGTCAGGTGTTCCATCCTCATTCCAGTTCAAACGCTGAACACGTGTATGACGATTCGGATCATACAGCGGGTCACCTGTAATTTCCTTGTAATTACGAGCGTGATATACGATAACGTCACTACCATCCTCAGCAACAGTAAAGCTGTTGTGACCAGGCCCGAATTGACCTGTCTCCTCATTCGTGCAGAATACTGGCGCAGGAGACTTTGCCCACGATTTCGGGTCAAGTAAGTTGGCATTCTCGTCTGCCGTTAGCAGGCCCATGCAATAATTGTGATCTGTAGCACTAGCTGAATAGCTGATAAAAATCCTTCCGTTCCGTTTCAGAACGGCTGCTCCTTCATTTACCTTAAAACCGATAACTTCCCAGTCATATTCTGGTGTTGAGATCATGACCTGCTCACCACGCAGCGTCCACGGATTGCTCATTTCTGATATATACAAATTGGAATTACCTACGATGTCCGGATCTTTCTGAGCCCATACATAATATAGAACGCCATTATGCTGGAAGGTTGTCGCATCGAGAGCAAACGTCTCCCAGCGAGTTTTGATCTGTCCCTTTTCCACCCATTCACCTTCCAGCGGATTAGCTGAAGCATTTTCCAGCACAAACATCCGATGGTCGAACAGACCTTCCTTCGTTTCTGTAGTACGAGCTGCTGCAAAATAAATGTACCATTTGTCGTTAATATAATGAATTTCCGGTGCCCAAATGTTCGCGCTTAACGGACCCGTTTCATATTTATGCCACACTGCCACTGGTTCTGCTGTATTCAAGCCTTGAATAGTACGTGCCCGCCGAACCTCAATGCGGTCATACTCTGGCACAGATCCAGTAAAATAATAATACCCATCACTATGCTTGTAAATCCAAGGGTCTGCACGTTGCTCAATGACCGGATTATTAAAAGATACAGGTTGATTCATGGTTTTTCTCTCCTCTATGTGTAATATGTAGTTCATATGATTAATCGGTGATACGTTTTCCCCAGATGGAAATTCCTTTTTCATTCATACCCGTGAAAATTAGAGTATGACGACCGAGCTCCCAGTCCCATGAAGGAAGCAATAGCAATTCCTCCCTTGACCCTTCGGACGCATTGTTCCAATTCATTGTTAGCGTACGTCTACCATCAAAACTCCAATGACCTTCCAGAGAACCACTGGTTGCCCGCCCTCCAGCTTCTAGACGAAGCGGTTCAGCTTCCACCTGACCGTCTACTTCTTGCCTTATCACGATGCGCTCCCAGTTGCCGGATAATAACCTTTTGGGTATATCCTGCTCCTTTTCGCCCGCATACCGCTCCGGCGATACGACAGGCCAACCATCAGCCGTCCATAATATTTTGCGCACATGCAAGTAAGGCCAGCTCTTATCCGTTTCTCCCCGCGCATGATGAACAATGTAGTAATCGTCTCCGTCCTTCAGCACGGAATTATGACCTGGCGCAACCCAGCCTTCTCCTTCGCTGAAACGATAACCACCCAGCACCTTGTTCCCAATCTCATATTGAGGCAAATAACTGGTATCCGCCATATCATGTCCATTTATATCCACGTACGGACCTGTGATAGAATCCGAGCGGGCTACGCGAACATTGTAGTCCTCGAATAAAGAATCATACGAGACGAACAAGTAGTATTTACGGAACACAGGATTGTACACAATGTACGGTCCTTCCACAGCTCCGTCCTCGGTTGCCCGATCTCTGGCAGCGATATTTTTACCATAGCCTGGCTCTTTGAGCTTTCCAGTCTGCGGATCGAGCGGTGTAATATGAATCCCGCCAAAAAATGATCCGTATACCATCCATAGATTTCCTTCGGCATCCAATACCGGATTAGCATCAATTGCGTTCAGCTTGTCATGCTCATCCGTTTTAATAACCAGCCCCTCATCCTTCCAAGGACCTTCCGGGGAGTTGGATGTCTGCAACCCAATAGCTGATCGTGTGCTGCCAAATGTGGAAGCAGAATAATACATTCGATAGGTATCGCCCATCTTTATAATGTCCGGGGCCCACAGATTCGTTGCTGATGACCATGCCCCCGCTTCCTTTGGAATACCGGGTAAAGCATATTGAACCCAGCTCCAGTGAATCAGGTCGGTCGATTTGCGCACCATAACACCCGGCCTCAATTCTCCACCTGTCTTTACATCCGTCGAATAGACATAATATCCCTGATCAGTTTTGATAATCGCTGGGTCATGAGCATTGTTAATAGTCCAGCGCTGTTCATCGTCTATCGTACTTTGATCATACAAGTGATCAGGAGGCGGAGCCTGCGGATATACAGGGTCCGGAGTGTTATCCCCACAGCCGGATAGTCCCAGCATTAGCAGCATAACCATAACTGTTATTCTCCTCCTTCCTTTACTCAGTACATAGGGTGACTGCGTTACATCATTCATCCGAATCGTCCAAGTGCAAGTGTCAATTAACCCTTGACACCAGAAATGGCAACCGACTCAATAATTTGTTTCTGGAAGATTAGGAATATAATCAACACAGGTAACAAGGCTATAATGGAAGCCGCCATAATAAGTGGATAGTCCGTCTGAATGGCGTAAGTCGCATTAAAATTCGCGATAACCAGCTGCAATGTCTGCGTTTCTGGTGAGTTCAAGTAAATAATCGGTGCCAAGTAATCGTTCCAAATTCCCATAAACCATAAAATTAGCTGTGCCGCAACTGCCGGCTTAATGAGCGGAAACGTAATCGATGAATAAAGTCGGAAATAAGAGCTTCCGTCAATTTTAGCAGCTTCGATAATAGCATCCGGTACACTGAGCAAATACTGCCGCAAGAAAAAGATCATGACTACATTACCGAACAAGCCGGGAACGATCAGAGGCAACAGCGTATCTACCCAGCCAAGTTTGGAGAACATCATAAATTGTGGAATCATAACTGTTGGGTAAGGAATCATCATGGATGCGATGAGTGCCAAAAACAGCTTGTTTTTATGAGGGAATCTCAGCTTTGCGAATGCAAAAGCGGCCACACTAGAGGTGAAAGTACCCACAACCGTGACACTTACAGCCACAATCACGCTGTTCTTGATCCCGCTTAACAGGGGACCTGCCTCCCAAATTTCCTTGTACTTACCAAACTGAAACACCTCTGGTATCCATACTGGTGGAAGTGCAAAGACATCCTGCTTTTCTTTTACCGAAGTGGACAACATCCAAAGCAACGGCGCG
This window of the Paenibacillus polymyxa genome carries:
- a CDS encoding GrpB family protein, whose protein sequence is MSAQVVISEYNPQWVAEYIQERAKLIEALGDVCVGVEHIGSTSVPGLGAKAIIDIMVGVEDLAMIQSEQRERLLGIQYEYVHKPDFPERAFFRRGEWGAGTHHLHIYKYKGEHWENHLLFRDYLKAHPESLGAYETLKKDLAHQFNHDRAAYTEAKGPFIRQVVEQAKLERQSRDK
- a CDS encoding class I SAM-dependent methyltransferase, with the protein product MLQSLKAIANYRKESDLAWDTPTWLKLLVSAEERIVNLERIRSIGELKDANPVLDYVERTLLILDGLPLSFWVKELLEDVLVWSETAKGGTVRERLRWQHEGINLFVHNIGSSQLYVRQAQAESPAYPRNSMTRILIETHGLIGQYIRGEIPFAENRLLLEITRKGWLSSEELELVLRALNECIIAGVDPALWEQVRGEVEQLIGWIAWDNAPVVWSVKERLERLRSVSIHEGEPFEQAYAELERELNVEKALAPLENRTLWYVESALQDFSLQELVKVFLLTLRDGTGQEQPPTVRHISFESLMNTMYYDYRGVKKINVYKKRMIEKYLSALSWQDITKGKREHNPHLSVVVEHKEELPSTVFFNFVFSSAAEKLIDFCIEAEKTPLYDKAVLLLFDLFGLRRDAYDRFHNEETYLTDMNQTADFKRVILDYVTGTRILDIGPGGGVLLDLIEQERPDSKPLGLDISVNVIEALKRKKQLEHRRWDVIKGDALQLEEYVETESMDTVIFSSILHELYSYIERDGKRFNSQTVEAALQSAYRVLAPGGRIIIRDGIMTEPVEQRRRIRFLEPDGMEWLLRYAQDFAGRPIEIERIGEHEAVLPVNDAMEFLYTYTWGAEAYVHEVQEQFGYFTPSQYEECIRNTLGPQAIIRLSRHYLQEGYAEALSSRVEFMDEQGQPVPLPDSTCLIVIEKPNNRDEATK
- a CDS encoding glycoside hydrolase family 43 protein → MNQPVSFNNPVIEQRADPWIYKHSDGYYYFTGSVPEYDRIEVRRARTIQGLNTAEPVAVWHKYETGPLSANIWAPEIHYINDKWYIYFAAARTTETKEGLFDHRMFVLENASANPLEGEWVEKGQIKTRWETFALDATTFQHNGVLYYVWAQKDPDIVGNSNLYISEMSNPWTLRGEQVMISTPEYDWEVIGFKVNEGAAVLKRNGRIFISYSASATDHNYCMGLLTADENANLLDPKSWAKSPAPVFCTNEETGQFGPGHNSFTVAEDGSDVIVYHARNYKEITGDPLYDPNRHTRVQRLNWNEDGTPDFGIPVPDGVSVG
- a CDS encoding arabinan endo-1,5-alpha-L-arabinosidase; translation: MVMLLMLGLSGCGDNTPDPVYPQAPPPDHLYDQSTIDDEQRWTINNAHDPAIIKTDQGYYVYSTDVKTGGELRPGVMVRKSTDLIHWSWVQYALPGIPKEAGAWSSATNLWAPDIIKMGDTYRMYYSASTFGSTRSAIGLQTSNSPEGPWKDEGLVIKTDEHDKLNAIDANPVLDAEGNLWMVYGSFFGGIHITPLDPQTGKLKEPGYGKNIAARDRATEDGAVEGPYIVYNPVFRKYYLFVSYDSLFEDYNVRVARSDSITGPYVDINGHDMADTSYLPQYEIGNKVLGGYRFSEGEGWVAPGHNSVLKDGDDYYIVHHARGETDKSWPYLHVRKILWTADGWPVVSPERYAGEKEQDIPKRLLSGNWERIVIRQEVDGQVEAEPLRLEAGGRATSGSLEGHWSFDGRRTLTMNWNNASEGSREELLLLPSWDWELGRHTLIFTGMNEKGISIWGKRITD
- a CDS encoding carbohydrate ABC transporter permease, translating into MSHSQKTKVTNIIIFIVLAIGAIAMIAPLLWMLSTSVKEKQDVFALPPVWIPEVFQFGKYKEIWEAGPLLSGIKNSVIVAVSVTVVGTFTSSVAAFAFAKLRFPHKNKLFLALIASMMIPYPTVMIPQFMMFSKLGWVDTLLPLIVPGLFGNVVMIFFLRQYLLSVPDAIIEAAKIDGSSYFRLYSSITFPLIKPAVAAQLILWFMGIWNDYLAPIIYLNSPETQTLQLVIANFNATYAIQTDYPLIMAASIIALLPVLIIFLIFQKQIIESVAISGVKG